Proteins encoded by one window of Cannabis sativa cultivar Pink pepper isolate KNU-18-1 chromosome 4, ASM2916894v1, whole genome shotgun sequence:
- the LOC115712652 gene encoding uncharacterized protein LOC115712652 — MLGTGLQFGGRGRGEDRFYNSAKARRAQQNQRAEQLRRAQSDVTPSPSSSSSSSVKETTVQREPDNHVDRVSFGEPQKPIAMPVIEPVSPLSNLERFVQSITPSVPTQYPSKTTMKGWSGEVESRPFFVLGDLWESFKEWSAYGAGVPLVLNDSDCVIQYYVPYLSGIQIYGDSAKLSVKQRRPDEDSDSDFRDSSSDGSSDCETERLKYMREQHSQHNLSSDVSRRIDRLSLRDHPSSLQDDFSSDDGESAISQSCLIFEYLERDPPYSRVPLADKLADLAFRLPELKSLRSCDLLRSSWISVAWYPIYRIPTGPTLKDLDACFLTYHHLHTPMGGVWNACAPVVMRPSATEGVPKMSLPVFGLASYKFRGSLWTANGGSERILANSLSQAADDWLRQLQVNHPDFLFFSRR; from the exons ATGTTGGGAACCGGTTTACAGTTCGGGGGTCGTGGACGTGGTGAAGATCGGTTTTATAACTCTGCTAAAGCGCGTAGAGCTCAACAGAACCAACGCGCCGAACAACTACGGCGAGCTCAGAGTGACGTCACGCCATCtccgtcttcttcttcttcttcttcggtcAAGGAAACTACGGTTCAAAGGGAGCCCGATAACCATGTTGACCGGGTTAGCTTTGGGGAACCGCAGAAGCCGATTGCGATGCCGGTTATTGAACCTGTCTCGCCGTTGAGTAATCTTGAGCGGTTCGTTCAGTCGATCACGCCGTCCGTACCTACTCAATACCCTTCTAAG ACGACGATGAAAGGGTGGAGTGGTGAAGTTGAATCCCGGCCATTTTTTGTGTTGGGTGATCTGTGGGAGTCTTTCAAGGAGTGGAGCGCTTATGGTGCAGGAGTTCCTCTAGTATTGAATGACAGTGATTGTGTGATTCAGTACTATGTTCCTTACTTATCCGGTATTCAAATATATGGAGACTCTGCCAAGTTATCCGTAAAGCAAAG GCGGCCAGATGAGGACAGTGACAGTGATTTTAGAGATTCAAGTAGTGATGGAAGCAGTGATTGCGAAACTGAAAGATTAAAATATATGCGGGAGCAACATAGTCAACATAATTTGTCTAGTGATGTTTCCAGGAGGATAGACAGATTATCTTTGAGAGACCATCCTAGTTCGCTTCAAGATGATTTTTCTAGTGATGATGGTGAATCTGCTATTTCTCAGTCTTGCTTAATATTTGAGTATCTTGAACGGGACCCTCCATATAGTCGTGTACCGTTGGCTGATAAG TTAGCAGATCTTGCATTTCGGCTTCCTGAGCTGAAGTCGCTAAGAAGTTGTGATCTCTTAAGATCCAGCTGGATTTCTGTTGCCTG GTATCCAATATATAGAATTCCAACTGGGCCAACTTTAAAAGATCTGGATGCTTGCTTTCTAACGTACCATCATCTTCACACGCCTATGGGAG GTGTATGGAATGCTTGTGCTCCAGTTGTAATGCGTCCTAGTGCGACAGAAGGCGTCCCTAAAATGTCCTTGCCTGTTTTCGGTCTTGCTTCTTACAAGTTTAGAGGATCCTTGTGGACTGCAAATGGGGGATCTGAGCGCATATTAGCAAACTCCCTCTCTCAAGCTGCAGATGACTGGTTAAGACAGCTTCAAGTCAATCACCCAGATTTCCTGTTTTTCAGCCGTCGATGA
- the LOC115712285 gene encoding LOW QUALITY PROTEIN: LEAF RUST 10 DISEASE-RESISTANCE LOCUS RECEPTOR-LIKE PROTEIN KINASE-like 1.1 (The sequence of the model RefSeq protein was modified relative to this genomic sequence to represent the inferred CDS: inserted 2 bases in 1 codon), giving the protein MAPIPIPIPLLVFFIIITTHSLLSISAHDKCPPFFCGKLGSISFPYNNKTNPECGVFTVDCSEENKPKIQLKEEGHWYAIKNISQANSILIEDTTSLPSSNFANDCETINSFALPRRNSSLFSYNLTAENSLKFYNCSHSVGLEDFGQIKCRGRDRDYDLFLYKNISSPMEQQCPMIELPLPTSRHHQHDPFSILFTFQAQISFDCASCHFLKGGKCYNNDQNQLVCLTDEGDEKKKPKLALRLGLGLGLGCGIVLTIIGLGIIMWRRKQKHVTKTMADDPYMNIEDVQGRTSGYLGGVLVFSYKDLTQATNNFHSKRELGHGGFGTVYYGKLKDRREVAVKRFYEHNYKRVEQFMNEIKILTLLRHKNLVSLYGCTSRRSRELLLVYEYIPNGTVADHLHGHHAKTSPLTWPIRLSIAIETASALAYLHASDIVHRDVKTNNILLDNNFSVKVADFGLSRLFPNDVTHVSTAPQGTPGYVDPEYHQCYQLTSKSDVYSFGVVLVELLSSMPAVDITRHRDEINLSNFAICKIQKRAYNELIDEXNLAFECLQQDKEMRPTMDEVLERLKRIEIENYEVVGGNSSSELINTSNVGLSKNIKHEPLPSPNAVIENWPSTSTPTTPNFSA; this is encoded by the exons ATGgctcctattcctattcctattcctctCTTGgttttcttcatcatcatcactaCTCATTCTCTCCTTTCAATCTCAGCTCATGATAAATGTCCACCATTCTTTTGTGGGAAACTTGGCTCAATTAGCTTTCCTTACAACAATAAAACCAATCCTGAATGTGGAGTGTTTACTGTTGATTGTTCAGAAGAAAACAAACCAAAGATTCAActaaaagaagaaggacattggTATGCCATTAAGAACATCTCTCAAGCAAATTCGATTCTAATTGAGGACACAACATCATTGCCTTCTTCGAATTTCGCCAATGATTGTGAAACTATCAATAGTTTCGCTCTTCCCCGACGCAATTCATCGCTATTCAGTTACAACTTAACAGCTGAGAATTCACTAAAGTTTTACAATTGCAGCCATAGTGTTGGATTGGAAGATTTTGGTCAAATTAAGTGCAGAGGCAGAGACAGAGACTATGATTTGTTCTTGTACAAAAACATAAGTTCTCCAATGGAACAACAATGTCCAATGATTGAGCTTCCACTTCCAACATCAAGACATCATCAACATGATCCATTTTCGATTCTTTTTACGTTTCAAGCTCAAATAAGTTTTGATTGTGCAAGTTGTCACTTCTTAAAAGGAGGGAAATGCTACAACAATGACCAAAATCAGTTAGTGTGTTTAACTGATGAag GAGATGAGAAGAAAAAGCCAAAGTTAGCACTAAGACTGGGACTTGGATTAG GGTTAGGTTGTGGAATTGTTTTGACCATAATTGGGTTGGGAATCATTATGTGGCGCAGGAAACAAAAACATGTTACAAAAACCATGGCTGATGATCCTTATATGAATATAGAGGATGTACAAGGAAGGACAAGTGGCTATCTTGGGGGTGTTCTTGTCTTTTCTTACAAAGATCTCACTCAAGCTACTAATAACTTCCATTCTAAAAGAGAACTTGGACATGGAGGTTTTGGAACTGTTTACTATG GCAAACTCAAAGATAGGAGAGAAGTAGCAGTGAAGAGATTCTATGAGCACAACTACAAAAGAGTAGAACAATTCATGAACGAGATAAAAATCCTCACACTCTTGCGCCACAAAAACTTGGTATCCCTCTATGGCTGCACTTCACGCCGCAGCAGAGAACTCCTCCTTGTCTACGAGTACATCCCCAATGGCACAGTCGCCGACCATCTCCACGGACACCATGCAAAAACCAGCCCCTTAACATGGCCAATTCGCCTAAGCATTGCCATAGAAACCGCCAGCGCTTTGGCCTACCTACATGCATCAGACATAGTCCACCGCGATGTCAAGACCAACAACATTCTCCTAGACAACAATTTTAGTGTCAAAGTTGCGGATTTTGGCCTATCAAGGCTTTTTCCCAACGATGTAACTCATGTTTCAACCGCGCCACAGGGGACCCCTGGCTACGTTGATCCAGAGTATCATCAGTGTTATCAACTGACGAGTAAGAGCGATGTTTATAGTTTTGGAGTTGTTCTTGTTGAGCTCTTATCATCTATGCCTGCTGTTGATATAACAAGACATAGAGATGAGATCAACCTCTCTAACTTTGCTATATGCAAGATTCAAAAAAGGGCTTATAATGAGTTGATTGATGA CAACTTGGCTTTTGAGTGTTTACAACAAGATAAGGAAATGAGGCCTACAATGGATGAGGTTTTGGAGAGACTTAAGAGAATTGAAATTGAGAATTATGAGGTTGTTGGTGGAAATAGTTCTTCTGAGTTGATCAATACGAGTAATGTTGGATTGTCAAAGAATATAAAACATGAGCCATTGCCATCTCCCAATGCTGTGATTGAAAATTGGCCTAGTACTAGTACGCCTACCACTCCTAATTTCAGTGCCTAA
- the LOC115714554 gene encoding reticulon-like protein B14, with amino-acid sequence MYNNNNNDSISSDSDIDHHLHRDQIGPHTKPVRLYGRGRSLHATFGGGKVADVLLWRNKKVSGAILAGLTIIWFLFEVAEFHLVTLLSYILLFTMVTICLWFRAAWLFNRNPPHFDEFTLPESTCRSFFRNVNWVLMKFYDISSGRDIRLFFLAILTLWMLSIIGNYVDTLNLFYIVVLCFETLPGLYERHRNEVDNLAAKLYRDSQKLYIKFEHNVLNKIPRGPAKQNKYY; translated from the exons atgtataataataataataatgattcaATATCATCTGATTCTGATATTGATCATCATCTTCATCGTGATCAGATTGGTCCCCATACAAAACCAGTTAGGTTATATGGTCGTGGAAGGTCTCTTCATGCCACCTTTGGAGGAGGAAAAG TTGCTGATGTGTTGTTATGGAGGAACAAGAAAGTATCTGGTGCAATATTAGCTGGGTTAACAATTATATGGTTTCTTTTCGAAGTAGCTGAGTTCCATTTAGTTACTCTTCTCTcttatattcttcttttcacaaTGGTAACCATATGCCTTTGGTTTCGAGCAGCATGGCTATTCAATag gAATCCACCACATTTTGATGAATTTACTCTGCCAGAATCAACATGTAGATCTTTCTTTAGAAATGTGAATTGGGTTTTAATGAAATTTTATGACATTTCAAGTGGAAGAGATATTCGACTCTTTTTTCTG GCaatattaactctttggatgTTGTCAATTATTGGGAATTATGTGGACACTTTGAATCTTTTCTACATTg TGGTGTTGTGCTTCGAAACACTTCCAGGTTTGTATGAACGACATCGAAATGAAGTGGATAATCTTGCTGCAAAACTCTATCGAGACTCCCAAAAATTGTACATCAAATTTGAACACAATGTTCTCAACAAAATTCCAAGAGGACCagccaaacaaaacaaatattatTGA
- the LOC115714855 gene encoding uncharacterized protein LOC115714855 has product MAVSVPILAIVVSLHLIAFVFAVGAERRRSTAKVVPDQYDEYTFCRYDSDASTVYGLSAFGLLLLSQTVLNGVTRCLCFGRGLVTGRTTTCTVFFFIVSWTSFLGAEACLLAGSAKNAYHTKYRGVFRVDHVSCATLRKGVFAAGAALTLLSLLGSVFYYWAHSKADTGGWQKHQNEGVGMTNSDYGQHQQHPHPHPHPQQQHANEFQKV; this is encoded by the exons ATGGCGGTCTCAGTCCCCATCTTGGCCATAGTCGTCTCACTACACCTCATAGCTTTTGTTTTCGCTGTTGGAGCAGAACGACGCCGTAGCACG gcTAAGGTGGTGCCTGATCAGTACGATGAGTACACATTCTGCCGTTATGATTCGGATGCTTCGACGGTGTACGGATTATCGGCGTTTGGTTTGCTTCTCTTGAGCCAAACGGTACTTAACGGTGTTACTCGGTGTCTTTGTTTTGGAAGAGGCTTAGTTACTGGTAGAACCACTACTTGTACAGTCTTCTTCTTCAtcgtttcttg GACAAGCTTTTTAGGGGCAGAGGCGTGCTTATTGGCAGGTTCGGCGAAAAATGCATACCATACCAAGTACAGAGGAGTTTTTAGAGTTGATCATGTGTCGTGTGCAACCTTAAGAAAGGGTGTTTTTGCTGCTGGAGCTGCTCTTACATTGTTGTCACTTCTGGGGTCTGTTTTTTACTACTGGGCACACTCTAAAGCTGATACTGGTGGATGGCAAAAGCATCAAAACGAAGGCGTTGGAATGACCAATTCTGACTATGGACAACATCAGCAGCACCCGCACCCACACCCACACCCACAGCAGCAGCACGCCAATGAATTCCAGAAAGTGTAA